The DNA sequence ttgataatatacacgtttgaaatgttgatgagcagctgcacttgttggtggaatatttgaaagctgcacaggtttattaagttttgtagaCTTGACGTAATGAATGTAACGATGATCGAGACTTTTCACAGATTTCGGAGCATTATAGACTGCCAATAAAGTTTGAGTTCCACTCCCTAGTAATCTCTGGGCCGAACAATTTTCTCCCTCAAATGCTGCAGCTAGTTCATCCAAATTTGtcagtttctcaaaaacttttaaaaatgatttttttttcctttttaaaaagcgCAGAAGTTGTGTCACAGCCACTTAATGCgtgcagaaataaaatatgtgttttggaatgaggataattatcaaaacttttagtCGAGTATATCTccgtttttacattttcttttccaacttttttaaagaaaatttcttgttcgtAAGACAGTGTACGCCCAATTAAAATGACAAGTAAATCAATATCTTGTCCTATTATAACTGCAGTTTTTTCAGACTTTGATTCTTCAATTGCATTTTCAACAATAAGAACATCCGCATCATCTCTGGCTTGTTTAGTAGTAATATTTGCAGcttgtaatttttcaattaacatATGAATGAGCATATCTTTGTTATTTCGATTTGATAAGAATTTTCTTGAGTAACTGGTGCAACCATTGTTTCATCTAAacagacaaatatttataatcattggtttatcgatagttcatcaactatatatggcgtgttttcgaccggaggcaccggttgacctgaagtgatcctgtgaccgcgtgctctccgccctctatctcgaaaacggttcaccgtataaaattttttttttaaaacaaaatttgtagaaaattttgtattctacaatattgataataaatacaaacagCAAAAAAACCCATaagaaatgagatatttacaaaaaagcgcaaaaaaaaaaaaacgatttttgtgacctttgaccttgaaatttaatagttgcgtacaccctaccatatgtaggttttgagacaacttttagggtgtcaatatacaagtatttacagacttacagctgggtatctcgaattccgagattcttacctaatttaagcttaaataaCTGGActattataattattgaaataaaaaacgtgccttcgggcaaagggTAGAGAAAAGCGAGTGTAACatttaatcatacatttattcataatttcttGACGCATGTGGtgacttagattttttatttcaataggataagtatagcttaaaaaacttattttttatgatggAAAGGAGaaagtctattaatttaatcagttatttctttatgttttataaacaaatgtgctgactcatatttttaatttagatgGGATAAGTAtaccttttttgtattttttatagtggCAATAAGCTAgtcaatttaatcatttataatttcatatttgattgacaattgtaccaaatcacaattaattAAGCTTACCTGCTTTACCCAAACGGCTTATGCGCTTTAGGCCCCCTAGTAAAGCAAATCGGTTTTTTCAAGAGTTTGTAATGTTCGATAATAAATAGATTTTGGGtttgaaatattacaaaaatcacttttaattttgaagtttacgAACCCTTCtcggaaataaaaccaaaattgttgcgataaaaatcccaaaactacatctttcgagcgttcttcgataacctacccgctttgggccacctaACCCTTATAGGTCTGTATAAAGAGGGTAAAGGAACAAAGTAAATTTGAAcgattttatttgtatttgtataaattattTATGAAGTATTGAAACTACCTTTaactatctttatttttaaaactttcttttaaaggTCTTAGAGTTTTTCCGCCCGTACAGAGAGACGAATACCATATCCTGTCAAATGTCTAATTTGTATACTAAAAGCATTGGGACTGTCACTCTAAATTCTAGGAATCCGTATGAACAACCACTTGTCGATTTAAATGTCTATTCAGATGTCCAAGATGCAGAAGATCTAGTAGGAGGTattcattttcataaatattgTTTTTCGAGTCCAGATGTTACATTATAATGATTCTAAAAAGgattatgttttgattttttttatatatttgtatatagGAGATGCAAAAATATGGATCAGGAAAAACGCATAGCAGATTCAACAAACTCTGATTTCTTATTTCTTATTCTGATTTCTTTTTTACGCTTTTTGACAGATGACTTGAATCAAAGCATGGCCTAGACGGCGCTGACGCTTTACGGGTCTtggcaatttatgacttttttgcGTTGAGCCGATTCAACTATGATTTGCTCTTGAAATTCTCGAAAGATTTTAAACTTCATATGCCGTCCATTTCGACCGCAAGGGGCGCTGAACGGAAGcctgtgcatccaccaatcaatgacaacgtttcaaagtttgtttatttttgattggacgtcaccTGTTTcaaccgcaagaggcgctgaatcCATCCTGTCTCAGTGATTGTCACAGCCTATAAGagtaagcgaaatttagtggggctATGATCAAAGAAATCTTCTAAAACCTACATTATCTGAAAAGTTCAAAAGAGCCAAAACCctcaaatatatgcttgcttacgttcagccttgaaattaatttgctaaatttattaacaaaagtaACTTTAAGattactattcgcaactccaataaactataaggggcgctgcagccactgtctaatggcggatgaaaaaggtaaaacgaaCAAATGtggtaacttataacttgctttgaagcttaatgaatgacagtgatttttcatcgtgtttgtgagaagctttcttttctattcttctgaaattacattataccACAAACTGCCTGAAGCTAAACAGCTCTTGGAGATGTCCTCCTGAGCATCCATGGTATTTTTGCGAGGGTCTTGGTGCTTCCCTTGGATTTGAGGGGGTCAAACTGTTTTGACTCGCCTGAGCacaggtcatctaaaaaccctcagattttcccatggtaataggactttcccaatttgcaccaaatgtcatactgaagaggccactgcacaagagatctactgaagagacctgcttctgtcttgaagttgattaaggcgaacaacctcatggatctgatctgattcagaacagagagataagtaagaagaagaagactgcctgaagcctgtaatttaccccaaagaaaacacgtggaacggaatgttttacctttttcggttgCATTGTTAATCcccgtaaggtagcgtattcgagctctgaagttgcgaattatttttcattgtttttttggcaaaaattaaaaaacgaaagcattttaattttacttttattgtttttgtcagcaattaaaaaacaactacgcgATTTCGGTCATTTAAAAAGGTTACGGGTCAGAACTTCAAATTCCTCGAGTAGTAAGTTTCACTTCAATAATGTATAGTGGTTACTAAGAGAAGCATATGTTATTCTGTCTCGGGAAATCTTCATCGTTCTCCAACGCACATTTTaatcatttctctttttttttcttttctttgttacGCACAGCTGATGTTATGTGTATTTTCAGCCTTGAAAGTGTGCAGAAACATTATGTCGACACCTGAGATCAGGAGGCTGGGTGTGAGACCGTTTAACCAGTTATTACCAGGATGCCAACAGCACACAGACGATGACGAATCATACCTCCGATGCTACGTGAGAAATATTGTCATGGAGGGAGCACATGTCACAGGAACTGCAAAGATGGGAAGTGCTCAAGATCCGACTACAGTTGTTGATCCTGAATTGAGGTAAATATTTTGTAGATGGTTctcaagtattaaaaaaatatcgatgCTTTAGGTTTGCCCAAAAATattatatcaatttttttaatttgaattcagaaattAACATTTATCAAATCTATAATCAGAGCTTAATTTTCATGGGAACTCACCGGAACTCACACcctgcacttcttttcaatttcgTGAGAATTTGCACATACATCGCGGAATTCAGACTATTTACGCACTGAAATAAACTCTGTGATCTACATAGCTCTTGCACTTCTTCGTCAGAAATTAAGCACTTTCTAGAATTTGAATTTTGCTACGTAATTTTTCAAATCTGGTCTATTTTCtgccataaaattttttttcttcagaaatcctCTGATTTTCTAACAACCGATGACTATTAgactttatttatctacttaatGCGTGCTAATTAATGCCGGTGTAGCATGGAGACTCTTCTCAGTTGAAATGAATCGATTTCTTTTTTAGAGACGTAATTGTTTGAATTTGCTTAAGGAAGAGGTTTAACATGCATGCATATTGGCATAACTCCACcagactacactgtaaaaacgatgcagaaacgttcctggaaaataatgggcagctgatgtgcccaatttctgccagtaacatatcttgcaaagaccaggaactttttccgctaatattcagtaaccttccttaaattatctcggaaacctccttaaaaattcagaaatcttcccgtttgaagccagtcgtgtcccTGGAACTTTAGAATAAACTTTGATTGGTATAATGTAACAGCTTGGTCCCTTCCTGATTTAATAAGGAAGTTCCATACgtagtattgcaaacatggccaaagctaagccagaattgcaagcaggtatcgagaattttactcgcctgcaactcttgcaaagcagcctagtccatacttattcgcttccTCTGGAAGTTTataatcagcatggacgggccgtaagtaACCTGAAGCccattcactttataaatactcaaagttaatctttaaactgggagctaaaaatgttttttacaccagtgagaagagtgcattcgtgcaacttgtagctattcaggaaactttttggcaatgatacttgatttttcaaagaagtggataaaaactattgaaatcccgTCACGTTACAATGAAATACTAAGTaacttttcggattttttttacagtgtactatacCACTACAGAGTACAGACACATATTACTACGTAGCATACGTATGTCACTTACTAAACAAATGAAATGATTACCTCTCTACAATTAATACCGATACTGATCAGCCTCTTTTGagaatcttattttttaaaaaatagtaataataataataatgcaataacaataatgatgatgatgattaagCAATTAAAAAACACCGACAGATCTTATCGGTCATAAAAAAAGAGAATAACTTGCAATCACGTTTCCTTACAATCTTTCAGAAGAAAAGCTCAAGATACAAGTGTCAGAGAAATATAATTAGCTGTAAAATGAAACGAAAAGAATCAAAAACTCTTTTATAAGCATACTAGCTTTTTACTTGGGGCTTCGCTCGCGTTGATGTAGATTTTATCGATAGATTCAAGTTAATGGccaacacaggcagaggtcaaatagttaactACAGCTAACTTAGGGAAAAAAACTACATAATATAAATCAGAAAAATGTATAGTATTAGAAAAGAAGTTTGCATGgggcaattctttaaaaaaaaaaaaatccatttgaaTAAGGTCAACAGTTCATTAATAAAGTcaaaatttcccttaaaaaccCGATCTTCGTCAAATGGTGCCCGGCACTACGCTGGCTACGCAAATTGTTGCGTAACTTTCTGCCGGGGAAAGGAACGGAGATCACATGACCCTTCTCTTGCTGAATAAATGAAGAGGAATACACCTAAAATTACAAAGGTAACACTCTTAAAATCGCGTCAGCAGTCACTACAAATCCTAATACGAATATAAATTCTAAAATGTcactttagagtgagaacattaAACCTTTAAAATAGCCATCGAAACGAAGTCAACAATTTCTAAGCCAGCAAATAGCGTCAACGGTCCCCGTTCAAAACATCTAAAAGATCGGAGTAAAACccccattaaaatcagagtaagcagagcagtttttgaaaatttctatttaaatgaaaacaatcttatgtaattaaaaactgagcctatgtatctatgtatgtacctatgtgtgttcctatgtatgtatctatgtattcatctatgtccgagttacttctcccgaaagcctgtgaactgaccatcgaaccaggtatcgatacaTTCGtatttttcccgtctttatgtttggctatttaacataatcctccgataataattagcagagatatcaattaaaaactatattaattgtgatacttagatttcgacataaaatccttatttttcgaaggctttcctccattcaaattattattcagtgctttatctcaactttccgtaaggatgcttttattaaaattcgtaGCGTGATGAAAATCATTGGGAccaaagatctgttgccatttttgtttctcgaatatgaacaaatataatttatatttttgttttaaagactaATCCTCAaatgggggatttaaaatgtttactttttggttattttccgcACTTTGCCGCAAAgtttctgatttgtttttttttttttttttgctcaagtctgattgttgaacacgcgtcactagacataactattattttcgagatacaccgtgcaaagccgggcgacccAGCTAGTAATACATAAAACTTtacattggaaaaagaaaaacattccctaAAATCCCCATTAGAATAATGACATCATCCTTTTCAAATAACAATGATCTTGCTCGAAAATTTCTGTCAGGAATACTTGTAGTTACGAAAATCTTTACCAGAAAAGTTCTAATAGAATATATTAACCACGCTTTGAAATAAGAAGAATGTTCCCTATTGTCGCCATTAGACTAAGGACATTAGTCTTACACTATCCTTATTAGCATCATTAttccataaaaacaaaaaaaaaaaaaaaaaaaaaaaagaaaaagaaaaaagaaaaacattaaacgtttcacaaaaatttaaaatggggccgtggtagcctgatcggtaaggcattggactcggggccggagggcctcgggttcgatccttgctggtcgaagacccaccgtcgtcattaaaggggactgggcgacgttaaatatgctcgtggtctcaatgtcctccaagtgaaacgatacctctgggggtgctagtaccaggtagctattagctcttgaactagttctaaattctcattaactgctcgatccggtgatggtgctgccatctatcggtatataaaaacaatggaggcaaggcatacttagtatgcagtcctcgacataaaatgcagttgaagtcagttgtgactcttgaatagtgaaaatttaaaataattcaacaatgCGCTAAACAGATAGCTTGGcgagactggagataaaaaacGGACTTGGCGGATTAATGtacattttaattgattttttttaatgttatttgaacgttttgttttatttgtttagcgagttcttttaaactttaatataatatttaatgttcTTTCTACCGCAACTTTTAAAAACGGCTGAGGCGCCAAGGTTTTCGAATTTTTTGTCACGACCTCGTTATTCTAACGCTGcccactaaataaataaaaaaggtcaTTATATTATAAATGTCAAagcttctttttcaatttttgccatTAAATATCATTTACAGCTATATTAAAAAGCAAATTAGTACTACGAAATCACTGTTATTCGCCAAAGGACAACTTTACCATACATTCACCGGAAACTTGTCAAGTTTATGATACTgcgtaaaatatttgcatattcaAATTCATAAGGTTtaaaccttacaaaaaaaaatattcagcacGTATTTGGGTTCTTAACGATTAAAAAGATCTTTTTTCCCTCTTGACGGtatcttggagggggggggggagttatttAATGGCTTTCTATCTTTTTGTTACCAGAATATTTTATATTATACCGAAAGTTTCAAGATTGTCCTTTTGGAACTCcttgaaagcttaaaaaaatctttgccaTGTTCCAAAGTATTTCTGGGCATGTAATTTGATAGTTGAGACTTTAGTTAGGAAATTCCGGAAATAATCGCTTTGCATCAACATGATCGCATGCATCAACATAGCAGTAAAACATTAGTAGTCTTTGCCGTCAAAAAAGTACCGTTTGTCCAAAAAATGGTACTTCTTCTAATTACTgtatttacttcattttacatagtaaaagaaatgtattcgagaaaaaattttcacccaaatttcggcctaaatttcaagttgctcatccccgaatgaatgttgtgttGCTTATTCGGCCCGACCGCACGTGCATATgaacctaagaacgtatagatgtcCGAAATATACGAGtacattttgacgatttccgagttaataatcacgagttttctcgtgacatctgtatgtgtacgtgtgtatgtatctcgtataactcaaaaacggtatgccgtagaaagatgaaatttgataTGTAGACTCCTAATGGAGTCTAaatgtgcacctcctcttttggttgcattcgggggtCCCAAAAGGGATCTTTTAgaactttttgggggaaaatcagtgttaatttcattgcaaactcaagtgatgttaaaattttgcgatatatcgccaagttggccacaaacttggcaaaaaaaattaatttttgcaatttggttttaatttggcgatAGTTAGAAagttatccattgaatcacgttaaaacaTTCGATATTGGGAAACGTAATCtgtgtaaaacgcttttttgcaccgattcgcaacaaactagttcata is a window from the Uloborus diversus isolate 005 chromosome 6, Udiv.v.3.1, whole genome shotgun sequence genome containing:
- the LOC129225251 gene encoding glucose dehydrogenase [FAD, quinone]-like, which gives rise to MGYELSAPIQKFQDALKEDDNIMEYINNRTGPLALPEGIHFVGFLNSLETNPVSDNPDVSIYITHFASSIPIDNLNLNSEVLEFFRPYRETNTISCQMSNLYTKSIGTVTLNSRNPYEQPLVDLNVYSDVQDAEDLVGALKVCRNIMSTPEIRRLGVRPFNQLLPGCQQHTDDDESYLRCYVRNIVMEGAHVTGTAKMGSAQDPTTVVDPELRVKNVEGLRVIDASVTPNVPWGNTYIPTAMVAEKASDMIKATLLRGKR